The Sphingomonas sp. KR3-1 genome contains a region encoding:
- the thiS gene encoding sulfur carrier protein ThiS: MHSDGTVSITVNGEHKRVTAGLTIAQLAEELGLVPAKLAVERNLEVVPRSTLDQVIVEDGDELEIVHFVGGGDHPVAGGGVDHGRPVDEDSWSVAGKTFRSRLIVGTGKYKDFEQNAAAVAASGAEIVTVAVRRVNVSDPKAPMLTDYIDPKKITYLPNTAGCFDAESAIRTLRLAREAGGWELVKLEVLGEARTLYPDMVETLRATEILANEGFKPMVYCVDDPIAARRLEDAGAVAIMPLGAPIGSGLGIQNQVTIRLIVEGAKVPVLVDAGVGSASDAAVGMELGCDGILMNTAIAEAKDPILMAAAMKAAVEAGRLSYRAGRMAKRRYADPSSPLAGLI, translated from the coding sequence ATGCATAGCGACGGCACCGTCTCCATCACCGTCAATGGCGAGCACAAGCGCGTCACCGCCGGGCTGACCATCGCGCAGCTGGCCGAGGAGCTGGGGCTGGTGCCCGCCAAGCTGGCGGTGGAGCGCAACCTGGAAGTGGTGCCGCGCTCGACGCTCGACCAGGTGATCGTTGAAGACGGCGACGAGCTGGAGATCGTCCATTTTGTCGGCGGTGGCGACCATCCGGTCGCGGGCGGCGGCGTGGATCATGGCCGCCCGGTGGACGAGGACAGCTGGAGCGTCGCCGGCAAGACCTTCCGCTCGCGGCTGATCGTCGGCACCGGCAAGTACAAGGATTTCGAGCAGAACGCCGCAGCAGTCGCGGCGAGCGGCGCCGAGATCGTCACGGTTGCCGTCCGCCGCGTGAACGTCAGCGATCCCAAGGCGCCGATGCTCACCGACTATATCGACCCCAAGAAGATCACCTACCTGCCCAATACCGCCGGTTGTTTCGATGCCGAATCGGCGATTCGCACGCTGCGGCTGGCGCGCGAGGCGGGCGGCTGGGAGCTGGTGAAGCTCGAAGTGCTGGGCGAGGCGCGGACGCTGTACCCGGACATGGTCGAGACGCTGCGCGCGACCGAGATCCTGGCGAACGAAGGCTTCAAGCCGATGGTCTATTGCGTCGACGATCCCATCGCCGCCAGGCGGCTGGAGGATGCCGGGGCCGTGGCGATCATGCCGCTCGGTGCGCCGATCGGATCGGGGCTGGGCATCCAGAACCAGGTGACGATCCGGCTGATCGTCGAGGGCGCCAAGGTGCCGGTGCTGGTCGATGCCGGCGTCGGCTCGGCGAGCGACGCGGCGGTGGGCATGGAGCTCGGCTGCGACGGAATCCTGATGAACACCGCGATCGCCGAGGCCAAGGACCCGATCCTGATGGCGGCGGCGATGAAGGCGGCGGTGGAGGCCGGGCGGCTCTCCTATCGCGCCGGGCGGATGGCCAAGCGCCGCTATGCCGATCCGTCGAGCCCGCTGGCGGGGCTGATCTGA
- a CDS encoding alpha/beta hydrolase — protein MRAAAGALALLALSACHPKPSNVPKEARAISAEAVTLTAADGVKLAGVYTGTDKPKALILLFHQAGSGKDEYATIAPRLATWGYSSLRIDQRAGGDLFGGNETVKTLGKSADYLAAKQDLEAALAWAGDKKLPVILWGSSYSASLVFLLAAEHPGQVKAVMAFSPGEYFDDKTLVARAAARVKAPVFATSAQDGHEIDAAHDILAAVPGEKAQFVPKQGGVHGSSTLLRAKNKDGAEPAWAAVIAFLQKVAP, from the coding sequence ATGCGCGCGGCTGCGGGTGCGCTTGCGCTGCTCGCGCTTTCGGCCTGCCATCCCAAGCCTTCGAACGTGCCCAAGGAAGCGCGGGCGATCTCCGCCGAAGCGGTGACGCTCACTGCGGCGGACGGCGTGAAGCTGGCCGGCGTCTATACCGGCACCGACAAGCCCAAGGCGCTGATCCTGCTGTTCCACCAGGCGGGATCGGGCAAGGACGAGTATGCGACGATCGCGCCGCGGCTGGCGACCTGGGGGTACAGCTCGCTGCGCATCGACCAGCGTGCCGGCGGCGACCTGTTCGGCGGCAACGAGACGGTGAAGACGCTCGGGAAATCGGCGGACTATCTCGCGGCCAAGCAGGACCTGGAGGCGGCGCTCGCCTGGGCCGGCGACAAGAAGCTGCCGGTGATCCTGTGGGGCAGCAGCTATTCGGCGTCGCTCGTCTTCCTGCTCGCCGCCGAGCATCCCGGCCAGGTCAAGGCGGTGATGGCGTTTTCACCGGGCGAATATTTCGACGACAAGACGCTGGTGGCGCGGGCCGCGGCCAGGGTGAAGGCGCCGGTGTTCGCCACCTCGGCGCAGGACGGGCACGAGATCGACGCGGCGCACGACATCCTGGCGGCAGTGCCAGGCGAGAAGGCGCAGTTCGTGCCCAAGCAGGGCGGGGTCCACGGCTCCTCCACGCTGCTGCGCGCGAAGAACAAGGATGGCGCGGAGCCGGCCTGGGCCGCGGTGATCGCGTTCCTGCAGAAGGTGGCGCCCTGA